Within the Dechloromonas denitrificans genome, the region CGGTGCCGCCGGCCAGCAGGATCATCGGCTTCGACGAGTCTTCGCGCAGGTAGAAACTGCCGTGCGGACCATTGAAGCGCAGGATGTCGCGCACTTTCATCGTCGAGAACACCTGCTCGGTAAACAGGCCACCCGCCACGTGGCGGATGTGCAGTTGCAGCACGGCGTCGTCGTGCGGCGCGTTGGCCAGCGAGAAACTGCGTTTCTTGCCATCCTTGAGCAGGATGTCGATGTATTGGCCGGCCCAGAATTGCAGGCGTTCATTGGCCGGCAGGCGCAGGTGCATTTCGATGACGTCCGGCGCCAGTTTTTCCAGCTTTTCGATGCGCGAGGGCAGGGTCTTGACCGGAATGTCGTTGATCGAGCCGAGCTGCTTGCATTCGATGACCAGATCCGACTTGGCCGTGGCGCAGCAATAGAGCGCCAGACCGGCGGCCTTTTCGCTCTCTTTCAGCGCATGCTCCTGGGCTTTGCCGTGCTCGACGCTGCCGGCCAGCACCTTGCCTTTGCAGGCGCCGCAGGCGCCATCCTTGCAGCCGTAGGGCAGGGTCAGGCCCTGGCGCAAGGCGGCGTCGAGCAGCGTTTCATCGGCTTCGGCGGCGAACTGACGTCCGCTGGGCTGGACAGTAATCTGGTAGCTCATTGGTTCCCCTTGGTCGTCGGCTACAATGCCGGCGTGCAAAAAATCCTGATTGTCGGCAGCGGGGACGTGGCCCGCCGCATTCTCTCCCGCCTTGCCCGCCGCTATCGTGTCTACGCCTTGTTGCGCGATTCAGGCCGGGCCGTCGCGTGGCGTAACGCCGGCGCCAAACCGGTGGTGGCTGATCTTGACGACCGGGCCAGCTTGCAGCGTCTGAGCGGCCTGGCCGATCTGGTTCTGCATCTGGCACCACCGCCGGCCGAAGGGCCGAGGGATACGCGCACCCGCAACCTGCTGGCCGCCTTGGGCAAGAGCAAAAGTCTACCACGCCGGCTGGTTTACGTAAGCACGACGGGGGTTTACGGCGATTGCGCCGGGGCCTCGATCGATGAAACGCGCCGCCTGAATCCGGAAAGCGCGCGGGCCGGCCGGCGGGTCGATGCCGAACGTTGCCTGCGCCGCTGGGGCAAGCAGACTGGCGTCCAGGTCTCGATCCTGCGGGCGCCCGGCATTTACGCCGCGGATCGCCTGCCCGTCGAGCGTCTGCACAAGGGCCTGCCGGCCCTCGTTGCGGCCGATGACGTGTTCACCAATCATATTCACGCCGACGATCTGGCCGCCGCTTGCGTTGCCGCGTTGCGCCGCGGCGGGGCTAACCGCGCCTACAATGCGGTCGATGATTCCGCTCTGCGCATGGCCGAGTATTTCGACCGGGTCGCCGATGCTTTTGCCTTGCCCCGAGCGCCGCGCATCACCCGTGACCAAGCCGAAAAGACCTTGTCGCCGGTGCAGATGTCATTCATGCGCGAATCGCGGCGGATCGGCAATCGTAGAATCAAGAAAGAACTCAAATTAAGCTTCGCGTACCCGACGATCGACGACGGGATAGCAGAGGCCCTTCGCTCAAGGAGAAATGCATGCTCGTCGTGAAAGCGCTTCATATTTCACTGGTTGTCGCCTGGTTCGCCGGGCTGTTCTACCTGCCGCGAATTTTCGTCAATCTGGCCATGGTGCCGGCCGACAGTCCGGCTGAGCGCGATCGCCTGCTGTTGATGGCCGGCAAACTGTTCAAGTTCATGACGCCGCTCGGCATATTGGCGGTGCTGCTTGGCCTGTGGTTATGGTTTGGCTATAGTTTTTCCGGTGGCTGGCTGCATGCCAAGACCGCGCTGGTCGCCTTGCTTGTCGCTTACCACGTGCATTGCGCCGTGCTGTTGAACGCCTTTCGCGCCGGGCGCAATACCCGTAGCCATGTCTGGTTCCGTTTCTATAACGAAATGCCGGTGGTCGTCTTGTTCGCCGTGGTCTTTCTCGCTGTCCTGAAGCCTTTCTGATGAATAAATATTTTGCAATCTGCCCGCGCGGGCTGGAAGAACTGCTCCTCGCCGAACTGGCTGGCGTTGGCGCCAGCGAACTGCGCACGACGCACGGCGGCGTATTTTTTGCCGGGGACTGGTCGGTCTGTTATCGGGCCAATCTGGAATCCCGGCTGGCGACGCGCATCCTCTGGCATATCGTCAAGGGGCCTTACGCCAAGGAAGAGGATATCTACCGGCTGGCCGTCCGCCAGTTGTGGCCGAATCACTTTGCCGTATCGCGGACGATGCGTGTCGTGACGACGGCGATCAAGTGTCCGCTCAAGTCGCTCGACTTCGTCACGCTGCGCGTCAAGGACGCCGTCTGCGACCGCTTCCGCGAGGATCTCGGCGAGCGGCCGAATATCGAGACGCGCAATCCCGATGTCAGCGTCCATGTCTTCCTCAGCGAGAACGAGTGCACGCTGTACCTCGATACCTCCGGTCAGCCCTTGTGGCAGCGCGGTTTCCGCAAGGCCAGCGTGGATGCGCCGCTGAAGGAAAATCTGGCGGCCGGCATTCTGAAACTGACTGGCTGGCAGCCCGGTACGCCGCTGATCGATCCGATGTGCGGCAGCGGGACTTTCCTGCTCGAAGCTGTGCAGATGGCGCTCGACCGGGCGCCCGGCCTGGATCGCGGCTTTGCCTTCGAACTGCTCGGCAAATTCGAGGCCCTGAATTGGGCCGATATCCGGAGGGCTGCCGAGTTGCGCTGCAAGCCGGCAGAGCCGATGGACATTCGCGGCTACGACAGCGATGAAAAGGCCGTCCGGGCGACCCGCCGCAATTTGCAGGAGGCTGGCTTCGGCGGCGTGGTCACGGTCGATCACGCCGATGTGCTGGAGGTCCAGCCGCTCACCGAGCACGGTATCCTCGTCGCCAATCCGCCCTACGGCGAGCGGATCGGCGAGCAGGAAGAACTGGCCGAGTTCTATCCGCAACTCGGTTCGGCCCTGAAGAAATACTGGGCCGGCTGGAACTGTTTCTTCTTTACCGCCGACCTGCGTCTGCCCAAGCTGGTCGGTCTCAAACCCAGTCGCAAAACGCCGCTGTTCAACGGCCCGCTCGAATGTCGGCTGTTTGAAATCCGGATGGTGGCGGGGAGCAACCGCAAGCCGTGATTGTTGCGTTGCAATAAACTCGTCCTTTTGATCCTGGTCAGCAATTTGCGCTGATCGCTATGCGAGCATCGTAGTTTTTCAAAACAATTATTGGAGATAGTCGTATGTCTGTTCAGTCGCTGTATCAGCAAAAACGCATGCCTGCCACCGATGCCATCCGGGTGGTCAAGAATGGCGACACGATCGTCGTGCCGACCGCCGTGGGCGAACCCCCGGCCTTGCTGACGGCGCTTTCCGAAGCGCGTCGCGATTTTCGCGACGTACAGATTTCGCAGATTCTGCCGGTTCGCAAGTACGGATATCTGGACCCGGAAACGGCGGAGCACGTACGGCACTCGGCCTATTTTTTCAGTGGCGTGACTCGCCCGGGCGGCCAGGCCGGCTGGATTGACTATATCCCGGCCTTCTTCTCCGAACTGCCGGCGCTGATCAATCGCAATCTTTCTCCGGCCGATGTCGTCTTCTCGCTGGTATCGCCAATGGACGAGCACGGCTACTTCTCGCTTTCCCTGGCCCCTGACTACACCATGGCCGCCATTGCCAAGGCCCGTGCGGTGGTCCTCGAAGTCAATCCGAACGTGCCGTTCGCCAACGGCAATTGCCATATTCACATTTCTCAGGTCACCGCGCTGACCGAGAGCGAGGATCCCATCCTGGAAGTCGGCCTGCCGAAAATCGGCCCGGTTCAGGAGGCGATCGGCAAGTATGTCGCCGAGATGATTCCCGATGGCGCGACCCTGCAGATCGGCTATGGCGGCATTCCGGATGCCGTGGTGATGCAGCTGACGCACAAGCACGATCTCGGCATCCATACCGAAATGGTCGGCGACGGCATCATGACCCTGGTTGAGGCCGGCGTCATCACCAACCGGAAGAAGAACTACCACCCGGGCAAGATGCTGGCGACCTTCGCGCTCGGCTCCAAGAAGCTGTATCAGTTCATGCATCGCAATCCTTCGCTCGAAATGCATCCGGTCGATTTCACCAATGACCCGTTCCTGGCCGGTCAGAACGACAACCTGCATGCCATCAACGCGACGATGCAGATCGACTTCATCGGGCAGTGCGGTTCGGAGAGTCTCGGGTTCGCCCCGTATTCCGGTACCGGTGGGCAGAGCGATTTTGTCCGTGCGGCGAACCGTTCGAACGGCGGGAAGGCCTTCATCGTTCTGCCGTCCACGGCCAAGAACGACACCATTTCGCGCATCGTCCCGACCCTCTCGCCGGGCACCCATGTGACGACCAGCAAGAACGACATCAACTACGTCGTCACCGAGTATGGCGTTGCCCAGTTGCGCGGCAAGACAGCCCAGCAGCGTTGTGCCGCCCTGATTGGCATCGCCCACCCGGATTTTCGCAGCGAGTTGCGCGAGTCGGCCAAGCGGATGAACTTGCTCTGAGGGCGTCTCGCTACCGACCCGCTACGGCGACCAGCAACTGGAAAGCATCGAGCGCCCGGCCTGCTTACAAAATGTAGCAATTTAATTCATCCGGTCGCCTGATAATTCGCTATTGTGAATAGCGAGTATCAGGACGATCGGGTGTGATGATGAAAGCGAAAAAACTGCTGCTGGCCTTGCTGGTTCTCGGCTTCGCCGGAATCGGCGGGGCCTTGGCCCACGGCGTTCGAGGGCAGGTCGGCGTCTATGTGAATCCGTTCTGGGGCTATCCGCCGCCGTTCTACTATCCGCCCCAGGTCATCGTCGTGCGGCCCTCGCCGCCGCCGGTCTACGTCGAACAATACGAAGCGCCCGCCGAGCCGGCCGCAGCAGCCCAGCAATACTGGTATTACTGCGCCGCTGCCAAGGGCTACTATCCTTATGTTCAGGAATGCCCGGGCGGTTGGCAGAAGGTCTTGCCGCAACCGGCAAGGTGATCAGCATGGCAAATAAAATGAGTGTGTTTTACCGGGTGCCCGCCGTATTCGGCGTGGTTTTCCTGACGGCGTGCACGGTCATGCCAAGCGGGCCCGATGTAATGGTCTTGCCGGGGACCGGGCAGACGCTGGAACGCTTCCGCGACGATGATGCGCTGTGCCGGCAATTCGCCTATGTCCAGATCGGCGGCAAGACAGCCGAACAGGCCGCGCGGCAGTCGGCGGTGACCAGTGCCGCGGTCGGAACGGCGGTTGGCGCGCTGGCCGGGGCGGCGATCGGCGGTGGCCGTGATGGCGCCGCAGTCGGTGCCGGTGCCGGCCTGCTGATGGGCAGTGCGGTCGGCAGCGATGCGGCGCGTAGTTCGGGTATCGGTACCCAGCGCCAGTACGACAATGCCTACATCCAGTGCATGTACGCCAAGGGGCATCGGGTGCCGGTGCCAGCCAATGTCAGCTATTCCCGGCCGGTACGGGCCGCCGATGCCGGTATTCCACCACCGCCGCCGGGCGCTCCGCCGCCACCGCCGCCGGCCAAATAATCAGCTGACCGGAAATGACAATGGCGCTCCGCGGAGCGCCATTGTTGCGTTTTACCCAGGTGGCCTGAAAGCGGCCGGCGCCGTTCAACTGAGCGGATTGATCCCGGCCGAATGCGCTTGCTCATCTGCCCAGTAGCTGGAACGGACCATCGGGGCGCAGGCGGCGCCGGTGAACCCCATTTTCTTGGCTTCTGCTTCGTACATCTTGAAAGTATCGGGCGGTACGTAGCGGACGACCGGCAGGTGATGGCCGGTCGGGGCGAGGTACTGGCCGATGGTCAGCATTTCGACATCGTGGGCGCGCAGGTCGCGCATGACGTCGAGGATTTCCTCGTCGGTTTCGCCGAGCCCGACCATCAGGCCGGACTTGGTGGAAACGTTCGGATAGCGTGCCTTGAACTGCTTGAGGAATTCCAGCGAGTGTGCGTAATCGGCGCCCGGGCGGGCCTGCTTGTAGAGGCGGGGCACGGTTTCCATGTTGTGGTTGAGGACGTCGGGCAGCGCGCCGCCGAGGACGTCGAGGGCAACCTCCATCCGGCCGCGGAAGTCCGGCACCAGCGTTTCGATGGTCGTGCTCGGCGACAGCTCACGCACCTGGCCGATCACGTCGACGAAATGCTGGGCACCGCCATCGCGCAGGTCGTCGCGGTCGACGCTGGTGATCACGACATATTTGAGTTTCAGCGCGGCGACCGATTCGCCGAGCTGGCGCGGCTCGTCCGGGTTGGGCGGCAAGGGCTGGCCGTGGCCGACGTCGCAGAACGGGCAGCGGCGGGTGCAGATGTCGCCGAGGATCATGAAGGTTGCGGTGCCACGGCCGAAACATTCGCCGATGTTCGGGCAAGTCGCTTCTTCGCAGACGGTGTGCAGCTTGCGTTCGCGCAGCATGGATTTGATTTCGCCGAAGCGGCCGGCGCTGTTGCCGGCCTTGACGCGTATCCAGTCGGGCTTTTTCAGCGGCTGATCGACCGGGATGATCTTGATCGGGATGCGCGCGGTCTTCAGTTCGCCTTTTTGTTTGACGCCTTTTTGCTTCGCGCTGCCTACGTTGTCAGCCATGTTGTTTGTCCAGTTGCTGCAGTAGATGTTGGGAGAGTTGTTCGCCGGCCTCGCGGACGGTGAGCGGGATGTTCAGATCCTTGGTCTGGACTACTTCCAGTCCAGCATAGCCGCAGGGGTTGATGGCGGTAAATGGGGAAAGATCCATATCGACATTGAGCGAAACGCCATGGTAGGAGCAGCCATTGCGGATGCGCAGGCCGAGTGCCGCGACCTTGGCTTCGCCGACGTAGACGCCGGGCGCCCCGGCACGCCGTTCGGCGCTGACGCCATGGGCGGCGAGCAGGTCGATGACCGCCTGTTCGATGGCGGTGACCAGTTCGCGCACCTTGATTTTCAGGCGGGGCAGGTCGAGCAGCAGGTAGATCACCACCTGGCCAGGGCCGTGGTAGGTGACCTGGCCGCCGCGGTCGATCTTGACGATGGGGATGCCGATGTCGCGCAGGATGTGTTCCGGCTTGCCGGCCTGGCCGAGCGTGTACACCGGCGGGTGTTCGACGATCCACAGCTCGTCCGCGGTGTCCGGCTGGCGGCTGGCGGTGAAATCCTGCATGGCCTGAAAAGTCGGGGCGTAGTCGACCCGGCCAAGCCGTTTGACCAGCAGGTTCACAGCCTTGCCCCTGCTCGGTACCTCACAGCACCACTTTGATCAGGGGGTGGCCGCTCAACTCGGTGTACAGCGCATCAAGCTGCGGCTTCGAGGTGGCAATCACGGTGCAGGTCAGGCTCAGGTAGTTGCCGCCCGAACTGGCACGCATTTCCATCCGCGCCGCGTCGAAGTCCGGGGCATGTCGGGTGACGATTTCGAGAACGACCTGGGCGAGCGTCTCCTCCGCCTTGCCCATGATTTTCAGGGGGAAGGCGCAGGGGAATTCGAGGAGGGTGTCCTTGTAGGAAGCCATTTCAGCCTTTGCGCATTACCGTGTTTTTGAAATCCTGATACCACCGCCACATCTTTTCGCCGATCGGGCCTGGTTGGCCGGTGCCGACAGCGCTACCGTCGAGGGTCGTGATCGCCAGGATTTCCTTGGTCGACGAGGTCATCCAGACCTCGTCGGCGGTACGAAGTTCAATTTCCTGGATCTCGCGGACTTCGATGGCTTGACCGTGGAGGTCGGCCAGTTCAAGGATGACGTCGTAGGTGATGCCGGGCAGCATCAGCTGCGTCTTCGGCGGCGCAAGCAGCACGCCGTTTTTGACCAGGAAAATGTTCGAGGCGGCGCCTTCCTTCAGGTAGCCGTCGCGAACCAGCAGCGCTTCGGCGCAGCCGGCCTCGATCGCCTGCTGGCGGGCCAGCACGTTGGCGAGCAGCGAAATGACCTTGAGGTCGCAACGCGCCCAGCGCTGGTCGGCCACGGTGATCGCCGCAACGCCCTGGGCCCGCGTTTCGGCCGACGGAGTGACCAGCGGTGAAGCGAAGGCGAAGACCGTCGGCGGTACGCTGGCCGGCGGGAAGGCGTGGTCGCGCTTGTTGTCGGCGCCGCGCGTGACCTGCAGGTAGATCGACTGGTCATCCCATGGCGCGCTGCCGATCAACTGCTCGACGACCGCCGTCCAGCCGGCGAGATCGAGCGGATTGGCCAGCTTGATGCCGGCCAGTGTCGCTTGCAGGCGCCGCAGGTGTTCGTCGCTGCGAAAGGCGCGCCGGGAGTAAACCGGAATGACCTCATAAACCCCGTCGCCATAGAGAAAGCCGCGGTCGAGCGGCGAGATGCCGGCCTCGGCCAGGGGCAGGAATTGACCGTTCAGATAAACGGGATCAGCGACGTAAGGGGTCATGGGTCTCAGTTGAACCAGAGTTTTACAGTGTCGATGGTGCGACCGAAGATGCCGGCGACCGGCACATTTTCAAGGGCGCTGACCGGATATTCGCCGTAGGCCTTGCCATCGATGCTGACCTTGACCACGCCGACTTTCTGGCCGATCTGGACCGGGGCCATCAACGGTTGTTGCGAGATAAACTGGGCCTGCACCTTGTCGGCATAGCCCTTCGGTACGGCGACCATCAGGTCGGCGGGGAAACCTGCCTTGGCCTCCTTCTGGGCGCCCTTCCAGACACGCAGCGACGAGACCGGCTGATTGGCGGCGTAGAGCTTGACGGCGTCGTAGGCCGTGAAGCCCCAGTTGAGCAGTTTCAGGGATTCGCTGGCGCGCGCCGAGTCGGAGCTGGTGCCCAGCACGACGGAGAGCAGACGGCGCTTGTTGCGCTGCGCCGAGGAAATCAGGCAATAGCCGGCGGCATCGGTGTGGCCGGTCTTGACGCCATCGACGGTGGGGTCGACCCAGAGCAGGCGGTTGCGGTTGGGCTGGGTGATGTTGTTGTAGCGAAATTCCTTCATCGAGTAATACTTTTTGTATTCCTCGGGGAAGTCATGGATCAGCGCGCTGGCCAGAACGGAGAGGTCGCGGGCGGTGGTGTAATGCTGCGGATCGGGCAGGCCGGTTGAGTTGCGGAAGCTGGAGTTTTTCATCCCCAGCCGCTGTGCTTCCCGGTTCATCATCTGGGCGAAGTTTTCCTCGCTGCCGGCAATGCCTTCGGCCAGCGTGACACAGGCGTCGTTGCCCGACTGGACGATCATGCCCTTGATCAGGTCTTCGACCGGCACCTGGGTGTTGACCCGGACGAACATCTTCGAACCGCCGGTCCGCCAGGCTTTTTCCGAGACCGGCAGGGACTGGCTGAGGGCAATGGTCTTCTGGCGCATGGCCGAGAAGGTCAGGTAGGCGGTCATCAGTTTGGTCAGGGAGGCCGGCTCAAGGCGTTCGTCCGGCAACTCCGCGCTCAAGATCTGGCCGGAGCCGGTTTCCAGCAACAGCCAGGACTTGGCAGCCAGCGACGGCGGGATGGGCAGTTGCTGGGCGGCTGCCTGGGCGGCGAAAAAGAGGCTGAGTGCGAAGAGGAAAGTCTTGTGAAACATCGGCATGGGATTTGTTTTATTTCGCGGTGCGTTGGGGGGAATTGATTATACCCCCGGCCCGGACTGGACCTGTGCCGAGGCGGCGCAGAGGACCTCGATGGCTGGATGACGGATGCGGCGTTCATTCGAGATGGCGTAAATCTGCTCGCTGACGCCGGTCATCGGGCCGAGTACGCGGGCGTTGAGCTGGCTTGCGATCTGTTCGGCAAGAACCAGCGGCGCCGGAAAGATGCCGAGTCCGCCGCGGCCAAAGGTGTTGAGCAGGGCGCTGTCTTCGAACTCGCCAACGATTTTCGGGCGGATCCCGGTGCTTTCCAGCCAGCGGTCGATCCGCCCGCGCAGGGCGTTGTGCCGGGTCGGCAGCAGCAGCGGCGCGCCATCCAGGCTTTTCGGGAAACCGGCCTGATAGCGCTCAAGCAAATCGGGCGTGGCGAACAGGCCGTTTTCGAAGTCGCCCAGGCGTGTGCTGAAGACCTTCAGATTGCCGCCGACCGGCGCCGCCCGGTCGGTGAGCACGACATCGAGGCGGTGCAGGGCGAGCTCGGCGAGCAAGCTCTCGAACTCGCCCTCGTCGCAGATCAGCCGGACGTCGACCGGCATGCTGGTGACCGACGAGAGCAGCCGATAGGCAAGCAGTTTCGGGATGCCGTCGGAAATCCCGGTGCGCAGACGCAGCGTCGATTCGCTGCCGCTGGCCTGGACGGCATCGACCAGTGCGTCGCCCAACTGGAATATCTGGTCGGCGTAGCCGAGCGCCACCCGTCCCGCCTCGCTCAGCACGAGGCCGCGCCCCTGGCTGTTGAACAGGGCCTTGCCCAACTGGCGTTCGAGCAGCGACAGCTGGCCGCTGATCGTCTGCACGGCCAGCCCGAGGCGTTCGGCGGCACGGGTGATGCTGCCTTCCTGGGCGACGACCCAGAAATAGTGGAGGTGTTTGTAATTGAGTGGCGTCATGGTTGTTTTGCAGAAAAAACCGATGTAATTGTCAAGTTAGATGTGATTTTACCGTAGTGTGCGATGCAATATTATTCCGCTGTTTCCCTCATTTAGGAGTTCGCCATGAAACGCGTTCTACTCTTCCTTGCTACCAATCTTGCCGTAATGCTGGTCCTCAGTCTGGTCACCAGCCTGCTCGGCGTCAATCGCTTCCTGACCGCCAACGGCCTCAATCTTGGCATGCTGCTCGTCTTCGCTGCCGTGATCGGCTTCGGCGGCTCCTTCATTTCGCTGCTGATGTCGAAAATGATGGCCAAGTGGAGCACCGGGGCGCGCGTCATCGAGTCGCCGAGCAGTTCGACCGAGGTCTGGCTGGTCGATACCGTGGCCCGTCTGGCCGAACGGGCCGGCCTGCCGATGCCGGAAGTGGCGATTTACGATGGCGAGCCGAACGCTTTCGCTACCGGCGCCAGCAAAAACAGTTCGCTGGTTGCCGTGTCCACCGGCTTGCTCGCCAGCATGACGCGGGAAGAGGCGGAAGCGGTGCTGGCCCATGAGATTGCCCACATCGCCAACGGCGACATGGTGACGCTGACCTTGATCCAGGGCGTCGTGAACACTTTCGTCATCTTCCTGTCGCGGGTCGTCGGCTATCTGGTCGATTCCTTCCTGCGCAAGAACGACCAGGAGAGTAGCGGCCCCGGCATCGGCTACATGGTGACCAGCATGATCTGCGAAGTGGTGTTCGGTGTTCTGGCCAGCATCATCGTCGCCTGGTTCTCGCGGCAGCGCGAGTTTCGGGCCGATGCCGGGGCGGCGCAGTTGATGCGTTCGCCGTTGCCGATGCAGAACGCGCTGCGTCGCCTGGGCAATCTGCACACCGAACCCCTGCCGCAGAACATGGCGGCCTCAGGGATCGCCGGTGGTCAGGGCTGGATGGCACTGTTTTCGACCCATCCACCGCTGGAAGAGCGTA harbors:
- a CDS encoding THUMP domain-containing class I SAM-dependent RNA methyltransferase — its product is MMNKYFAICPRGLEELLLAELAGVGASELRTTHGGVFFAGDWSVCYRANLESRLATRILWHIVKGPYAKEEDIYRLAVRQLWPNHFAVSRTMRVVTTAIKCPLKSLDFVTLRVKDAVCDRFREDLGERPNIETRNPDVSVHVFLSENECTLYLDTSGQPLWQRGFRKASVDAPLKENLAAGILKLTGWQPGTPLIDPMCGSGTFLLEAVQMALDRAPGLDRGFAFELLGKFEALNWADIRRAAELRCKPAEPMDIRGYDSDEKAVRATRRNLQEAGFGGVVTVDHADVLEVQPLTEHGILVANPPYGERIGEQEELAEFYPQLGSALKKYWAGWNCFFFTADLRLPKLVGLKPSRKTPLFNGPLECRLFEIRMVAGSNRKP
- a CDS encoding D-amino acid aminotransferase yields the protein MTPYVADPVYLNGQFLPLAEAGISPLDRGFLYGDGVYEVIPVYSRRAFRSDEHLRRLQATLAGIKLANPLDLAGWTAVVEQLIGSAPWDDQSIYLQVTRGADNKRDHAFPPASVPPTVFAFASPLVTPSAETRAQGVAAITVADQRWARCDLKVISLLANVLARQQAIEAGCAEALLVRDGYLKEGAASNIFLVKNGVLLAPPKTQLMLPGITYDVILELADLHGQAIEVREIQEIELRTADEVWMTSSTKEILAITTLDGSAVGTGQPGPIGEKMWRWYQDFKNTVMRKG
- the lipB gene encoding lipoyl(octanoyl) transferase LipB, whose amino-acid sequence is MLVKRLGRVDYAPTFQAMQDFTASRQPDTADELWIVEHPPVYTLGQAGKPEHILRDIGIPIVKIDRGGQVTYHGPGQVVIYLLLDLPRLKIKVRELVTAIEQAVIDLLAAHGVSAERRAGAPGVYVGEAKVAALGLRIRNGCSYHGVSLNVDMDLSPFTAINPCGYAGLEVVQTKDLNIPLTVREAGEQLSQHLLQQLDKQHG
- a CDS encoding CopD family protein, whose translation is MLVVKALHISLVVAWFAGLFYLPRIFVNLAMVPADSPAERDRLLLMAGKLFKFMTPLGILAVLLGLWLWFGYSFSGGWLHAKTALVALLVAYHVHCAVLLNAFRAGRNTRSHVWFRFYNEMPVVVLFAVVFLAVLKPF
- a CDS encoding CDP-6-deoxy-delta-3,4-glucoseen reductase; protein product: MSYQITVQPSGRQFAAEADETLLDAALRQGLTLPYGCKDGACGACKGKVLAGSVEHGKAQEHALKESEKAAGLALYCCATAKSDLVIECKQLGSINDIPVKTLPSRIEKLEKLAPDVIEMHLRLPANERLQFWAGQYIDILLKDGKKRSFSLANAPHDDAVLQLHIRHVAGGLFTEQVFSTMKVRDILRFNGPHGSFYLREDSSKPMILLAGGTGFAPIKAIVEHAIAEQCQRPIYIYWGAKARVDLYQNALAEQWAAQHANITYLPVLSEPAASDAWSGRTGFVHQAVLADFPDLSGYQVYACGAPVMIDVARRDFTTTRQLPEEEFFADAFTFSAS
- the lipA gene encoding lipoyl synthase, whose product is MADNVGSAKQKGVKQKGELKTARIPIKIIPVDQPLKKPDWIRVKAGNSAGRFGEIKSMLRERKLHTVCEEATCPNIGECFGRGTATFMILGDICTRRCPFCDVGHGQPLPPNPDEPRQLGESVAALKLKYVVITSVDRDDLRDGGAQHFVDVIGQVRELSPSTTIETLVPDFRGRMEVALDVLGGALPDVLNHNMETVPRLYKQARPGADYAHSLEFLKQFKARYPNVSTKSGLMVGLGETDEEILDVMRDLRAHDVEMLTIGQYLAPTGHHLPVVRYVPPDTFKMYEAEAKKMGFTGAACAPMVRSSYWADEQAHSAGINPLS
- the htpX gene encoding protease HtpX — encoded protein: MKRVLLFLATNLAVMLVLSLVTSLLGVNRFLTANGLNLGMLLVFAAVIGFGGSFISLLMSKMMAKWSTGARVIESPSSSTEVWLVDTVARLAERAGLPMPEVAIYDGEPNAFATGASKNSSLVAVSTGLLASMTREEAEAVLAHEIAHIANGDMVTLTLIQGVVNTFVIFLSRVVGYLVDSFLRKNDQESSGPGIGYMVTSMICEVVFGVLASIIVAWFSRQREFRADAGAAQLMRSPLPMQNALRRLGNLHTEPLPQNMAASGIAGGQGWMALFSTHPPLEERIAALAQSR
- a CDS encoding YbeD family protein, coding for MASYKDTLLEFPCAFPLKIMGKAEETLAQVVLEIVTRHAPDFDAARMEMRASSGGNYLSLTCTVIATSKPQLDALYTELSGHPLIKVVL
- a CDS encoding LysR family transcriptional regulator; protein product: MTPLNYKHLHYFWVVAQEGSITRAAERLGLAVQTISGQLSLLERQLGKALFNSQGRGLVLSEAGRVALGYADQIFQLGDALVDAVQASGSESTLRLRTGISDGIPKLLAYRLLSSVTSMPVDVRLICDEGEFESLLAELALHRLDVVLTDRAAPVGGNLKVFSTRLGDFENGLFATPDLLERYQAGFPKSLDGAPLLLPTRHNALRGRIDRWLESTGIRPKIVGEFEDSALLNTFGRGGLGIFPAPLVLAEQIASQLNARVLGPMTGVSEQIYAISNERRIRHPAIEVLCAASAQVQSGPGV
- a CDS encoding D-alanyl-D-alanine carboxypeptidase family protein; translation: MPMFHKTFLFALSLFFAAQAAAQQLPIPPSLAAKSWLLLETGSGQILSAELPDERLEPASLTKLMTAYLTFSAMRQKTIALSQSLPVSEKAWRTGGSKMFVRVNTQVPVEDLIKGMIVQSGNDACVTLAEGIAGSEENFAQMMNREAQRLGMKNSSFRNSTGLPDPQHYTTARDLSVLASALIHDFPEEYKKYYSMKEFRYNNITQPNRNRLLWVDPTVDGVKTGHTDAAGYCLISSAQRNKRRLLSVVLGTSSDSARASESLKLLNWGFTAYDAVKLYAANQPVSSLRVWKGAQKEAKAGFPADLMVAVPKGYADKVQAQFISQQPLMAPVQIGQKVGVVKVSIDGKAYGEYPVSALENVPVAGIFGRTIDTVKLWFN
- a CDS encoding NAD-dependent epimerase/dehydratase family protein; amino-acid sequence: MQKILIVGSGDVARRILSRLARRYRVYALLRDSGRAVAWRNAGAKPVVADLDDRASLQRLSGLADLVLHLAPPPAEGPRDTRTRNLLAALGKSKSLPRRLVYVSTTGVYGDCAGASIDETRRLNPESARAGRRVDAERCLRRWGKQTGVQVSILRAPGIYAADRLPVERLHKGLPALVAADDVFTNHIHADDLAAACVAALRRGGANRAYNAVDDSALRMAEYFDRVADAFALPRAPRITRDQAEKTLSPVQMSFMRESRRIGNRRIKKELKLSFAYPTIDDGIAEALRSRRNACSS
- a CDS encoding acetyl-CoA hydrolase/transferase family protein yields the protein MSVQSLYQQKRMPATDAIRVVKNGDTIVVPTAVGEPPALLTALSEARRDFRDVQISQILPVRKYGYLDPETAEHVRHSAYFFSGVTRPGGQAGWIDYIPAFFSELPALINRNLSPADVVFSLVSPMDEHGYFSLSLAPDYTMAAIAKARAVVLEVNPNVPFANGNCHIHISQVTALTESEDPILEVGLPKIGPVQEAIGKYVAEMIPDGATLQIGYGGIPDAVVMQLTHKHDLGIHTEMVGDGIMTLVEAGVITNRKKNYHPGKMLATFALGSKKLYQFMHRNPSLEMHPVDFTNDPFLAGQNDNLHAINATMQIDFIGQCGSESLGFAPYSGTGGQSDFVRAANRSNGGKAFIVLPSTAKNDTISRIVPTLSPGTHVTTSKNDINYVVTEYGVAQLRGKTAQQRCAALIGIAHPDFRSELRESAKRMNLL
- a CDS encoding YMGG-like glycine zipper-containing protein, translated to MANKMSVFYRVPAVFGVVFLTACTVMPSGPDVMVLPGTGQTLERFRDDDALCRQFAYVQIGGKTAEQAARQSAVTSAAVGTAVGALAGAAIGGGRDGAAVGAGAGLLMGSAVGSDAARSSGIGTQRQYDNAYIQCMYAKGHRVPVPANVSYSRPVRAADAGIPPPPPGAPPPPPPAK